In Desulfovibrio sp. 86, the following proteins share a genomic window:
- a CDS encoding DUF4851 domain-containing protein — protein sequence MKKMRHVCLLALLATLLAGCNAALQRGLVGPVYVSTARPAISLTVKDMPLIAGGQGQCNLTWTSALGGLPVSVWLAAYGQGTLQSPLAIVAQAELPQHWYWNSDSTPPFSVDHATEVIGDTEFSASTFIVDSSHDPFSLLAGVQPDTPPVRWLVRSFTSRFNFNLDKVILEYREPLPEQMAFLDVLTIAQTDQLKAFEQRARNTFVVGGIPENLNGLADPYLKNVRWQFMDQRFLGTVSQSDNFKVN from the coding sequence ATGAAAAAAATGCGTCACGTTTGTCTGTTGGCGCTTCTGGCGACGCTTCTTGCCGGTTGCAATGCGGCCCTGCAGCGTGGGCTGGTTGGGCCTGTGTATGTGTCAACGGCGCGCCCGGCTATCAGCCTGACGGTCAAGGACATGCCCTTGATTGCAGGCGGGCAGGGGCAGTGCAACCTCACCTGGACAAGCGCTCTGGGCGGACTGCCCGTGTCTGTATGGCTGGCCGCCTACGGTCAGGGCACGCTGCAATCACCGCTTGCAATTGTGGCGCAGGCTGAACTGCCGCAACACTGGTACTGGAATAGCGATTCCACGCCGCCTTTCAGCGTGGATCACGCAACCGAGGTCATCGGGGACACCGAATTTTCAGCCAGTACTTTTATTGTAGACAGTTCGCATGATCCTTTTTCGCTTCTGGCCGGAGTGCAGCCTGACACGCCTCCGGTGCGCTGGCTTGTGCGCAGCTTTACTTCCCGGTTCAACTTTAATCTCGACAAGGTTATACTGGAATACCGCGAACCCCTTCCTGAGCAGATGGCTTTTCTTGACGTGCTGACTATCGCACAGACCGATCAGTTGAAGGCATTTGAGCAGCGTGCCAGAAATACCTTTGTTGTCGGAGGGATACCCGAAAATTTGAACGGACTTGCCGATCCTTACCTGAAAAACGTTCGCTGGCAGTTCATGGATCAGCGCTTTTTGGGAACTGTATCACAGTCCGATAATTTTAAGGTAAACTGA
- the bioB gene encoding biotin synthase BioB: protein MTANYTANTPAEALELLSLSDEQLFASASHLRTATFGNKVTLCAIINARSGNCGMDCRFCSQSRHNHTPIDVFPLLPDKELRARILALAAQPVARIGIVTSGGALSGEEFERLAGVLQSLPESARKRVCASLGRLDADQLALLADIGLDRYHHNLETSREFYPSICTTQTWSQRSDTVARVQKAGMTACTGGLFGLGESWRDRIDFAFSLKEMGVNNVPINFLHPHPETPLAGQPPLAAREALRIIALFRHILPKATLRVCGGRPLVLGQRQKELFHAGANALMTGDYLTTHGRGVADDLAMIADIGLEVDCVPHC from the coding sequence ATGACTGCAAATTACACGGCGAATACCCCTGCGGAGGCGTTGGAGCTTTTATCGCTTTCAGATGAGCAACTTTTTGCCAGCGCCTCACATCTTCGTACAGCAACATTCGGCAACAAGGTGACGCTTTGTGCCATTATCAACGCACGAAGCGGAAACTGCGGCATGGATTGCAGGTTTTGCTCGCAAAGCAGGCACAACCATACTCCCATTGATGTGTTTCCCCTGCTTCCGGATAAGGAATTGCGCGCCCGTATCCTGGCGCTGGCGGCACAGCCTGTTGCCCGCATAGGCATTGTGACCAGCGGCGGCGCTTTGAGTGGTGAAGAGTTTGAGCGCCTGGCGGGCGTGCTGCAATCTTTGCCGGAGTCTGCGCGCAAACGTGTCTGCGCATCGCTTGGCAGACTTGATGCTGACCAGCTGGCTCTGTTGGCTGACATCGGGCTTGACCGGTATCACCACAATCTTGAAACTTCACGCGAGTTTTATCCAAGCATCTGCACCACGCAAACATGGAGCCAGCGCAGCGATACTGTGGCGCGCGTGCAAAAGGCGGGTATGACGGCCTGTACCGGCGGCCTGTTCGGCCTTGGGGAAAGCTGGCGTGACCGTATCGATTTTGCCTTCAGTCTTAAAGAAATGGGTGTGAACAACGTGCCCATAAATTTTCTGCATCCGCATCCCGAGACGCCTCTTGCCGGGCAGCCGCCACTTGCAGCACGTGAAGCCTTGCGTATTATTGCCCTTTTCAGGCATATCCTGCCCAAAGCAACCTTGCGCGTCTGCGGCGGCAGGCCCTTGGTGCTTGGCCAGCGGCAGAAAGAACTTTTTCATGCCGGGGCCAACGCGCTCATGACCGGCGACTATCTCACCACACATGGTCGAGGGGTGGCTGATGACCTTGCAATGATTGCCGATATTGGGTTGGAGGTTGACTGTGTCCCCCATTGCTGA
- a CDS encoding sodium:solute symporter family protein: MFLLAYVAVLFLHAWFMARRRPDKDTYFVNGRRSSAALVALSIVASCVGGSATMGMAGLAWQVGVPAIWWLMSGSLGLVLLSLFLARKVRRSGAMTMPEMLTTFLGAPSRSLASVIIVTAWLAILAAQFSALATIIAPLANIEKNTAMFVGAAVLVGHTLAGGQASVMKTDIWQFGILLLSLAIALLLALHFGGGQALSAVRLEVFNAQFPISKLRYFLLILGGSYVVCPMLFGRMLTARNERAARNGGLVAAAGLTLTAALIVALGIACRDLVPAGTAPEQVLTTALLTHLPSWAATLILLGIFSAIFSAADSCLITAASVCSNDILRKPGVKMCRLCLILLGIMGLVLALPGKGILSLLLMANDIYVCGVVIPVFTGMLLHGKVHFHPWGMALAIVGGGGLGLTAALTGVSDWSFAGLAFSLVMSLAAARRFPRPARTAASAQADPGI; this comes from the coding sequence ATGTTTCTGCTGGCGTATGTTGCCGTTCTGTTTTTGCACGCATGGTTTATGGCGCGGCGCCGTCCTGACAAGGATACCTATTTCGTTAACGGACGGCGCAGTTCCGCCGCGTTGGTGGCCTTGTCCATTGTGGCTTCCTGCGTGGGCGGTTCCGCCACCATGGGCATGGCCGGGCTGGCGTGGCAGGTGGGGGTTCCGGCCATCTGGTGGCTTATGTCGGGCTCCCTCGGACTGGTTTTGCTGAGCCTTTTTCTGGCCCGCAAGGTGCGCCGCAGCGGGGCCATGACCATGCCTGAAATGCTCACCACGTTTTTGGGGGCTCCCAGCCGTTCCCTGGCCTCCGTCATCATCGTAACGGCCTGGCTGGCCATCCTTGCGGCGCAGTTCAGCGCATTGGCCACAATCATTGCCCCTCTGGCAAATATTGAAAAAAACACGGCCATGTTCGTGGGAGCGGCTGTGCTGGTGGGGCACACACTGGCTGGTGGTCAGGCGTCGGTAATGAAGACTGATATCTGGCAGTTCGGCATTTTGCTGCTTTCACTGGCCATCGCGCTTTTGCTGGCGCTTCATTTTGGAGGTGGGCAGGCGCTTTCTGCCGTGCGGCTGGAAGTGTTCAATGCGCAGTTTCCCATTTCAAAGCTACGCTATTTTCTTCTCATTCTTGGCGGAAGTTACGTGGTCTGCCCTATGCTTTTCGGACGCATGCTCACGGCACGCAACGAGCGAGCGGCACGCAACGGCGGGCTTGTGGCAGCGGCAGGACTTACGCTCACCGCCGCCCTGATTGTGGCTCTGGGCATTGCCTGCCGTGATCTTGTACCTGCCGGAACAGCGCCCGAACAGGTGTTGACCACGGCCTTGCTGACACACCTGCCATCATGGGCGGCCACACTCATCCTGCTTGGCATTTTCAGCGCCATTTTTTCCGCCGCGGATTCCTGCCTGATCACCGCCGCCTCGGTATGCAGCAATGACATTTTGCGCAAGCCCGGCGTAAAAATGTGCCGCTTGTGCCTGATCCTGCTTGGAATTATGGGGCTTGTTCTGGCGCTGCCGGGCAAGGGCATTCTTTCCCTGCTGCTTATGGCCAATGACATCTATGTGTGCGGCGTGGTTATTCCCGTTTTTACCGGCATGCTCCTGCATGGCAAGGTGCATTTTCACCCTTGGGGAATGGCGCTGGCCATTGTGGGAGGGGGTGGGCTTGGGCTCACAGCCGCGCTGACCGGAGTCAGCGACTGGAGCTTTGCAGGTTTGGCGTTTTCACTGGTTATGAGCCTTGCGGCTGCCCGCCGTTTTCCCCGCCCTGCACGGACGGCGGCATCGGCACAGGCAGACCCCGGAATATGA
- the bioA gene encoding adenosylmethionine--8-amino-7-oxononanoate transaminase translates to MSPIAEPHVSAQEARPLRGLFVAGSGTDVGKTVCTGALLRCLRQKNVAAQAVKPVQTGVRADDVATSPLSDACVYAKAMQGIKSMQGLQPSAVLHCFELPASPHLAAAKENKRLSCRSLREDILAHWRAVPARALLLEGAGGLRVPLNDDEDMLDLMSMLGLPVLLAGGNYLGGLNHILLSVEALRHHGLVLAGVALTPAADPAMNCPGVDVAGLLTDNARILRKKLEGMDCDAPVVELPRLEKLDWSGWERLTDLLRPIALQMDLRWSEQGQGSPELLEEERLIQRDGKTVWHPYASATDVPSLNAVSRTFANRMVLADGKELVDGMSSWWAAIHGYNHPRLLDALHSQAGRMPHVMFGGLTHEPAVALAEHLLDLMPDGLERVFFADSGSVAVEVALKMALQYQQSRGERQRTRFLAPRGGYHGDTIGAMSVCDPVTGMHSLFSGVLPQQLFMERPSCRFDQPFDPTCLDDARRMLTEHGKELAAVILEPVVQGAGGMWFYHPEYLRELALLCRQADTLLIFDEIATGFGRTGKMFAAEWAEVSPDILCCGKGLTGGMLTLAATACSRQVAEGICRDGGVFMHGPTFMANALACAVAGASLDMLASGNWRKQVDDIELALREGLAGCQGLPDVVDVRVLGAIGVVEMRDPVNTRALQQFFVEHGVWLRPFNHLIYLMPPYVTPVEDVAQLCAAVEKALHMGVYLP, encoded by the coding sequence GTGTCCCCCATTGCTGAACCGCATGTGTCCGCGCAGGAAGCACGGCCCTTGCGGGGTCTTTTTGTGGCTGGATCAGGTACGGATGTGGGCAAGACAGTATGCACGGGCGCGCTACTGCGTTGCCTGCGACAGAAAAATGTGGCCGCGCAGGCGGTCAAGCCTGTGCAGACAGGCGTGCGGGCCGATGACGTTGCGACTTCGCCCTTGTCCGACGCCTGTGTTTACGCAAAGGCCATGCAGGGCATAAAATCCATGCAAGGGCTGCAACCGTCGGCGGTTCTCCACTGTTTCGAGTTGCCGGCCTCGCCGCATCTTGCTGCCGCCAAAGAAAACAAACGGCTGAGTTGCCGGAGCCTGCGCGAGGACATTCTTGCCCACTGGCGGGCTGTCCCGGCCAGGGCGCTTCTGCTGGAAGGCGCGGGAGGATTGCGCGTTCCCCTCAATGATGACGAGGACATGCTGGATCTGATGTCCATGCTGGGCTTGCCCGTTTTGCTGGCTGGCGGCAACTATCTTGGCGGACTCAATCATATTTTGCTTTCAGTTGAAGCTCTGCGCCATCACGGACTTGTTCTGGCCGGAGTTGCCCTGACGCCCGCCGCCGACCCTGCCATGAACTGTCCTGGAGTGGATGTGGCGGGCCTTCTGACGGACAATGCCCGTATTCTGCGTAAAAAGCTTGAAGGTATGGACTGCGATGCGCCTGTGGTCGAGCTGCCGCGCCTTGAAAAACTGGACTGGTCCGGCTGGGAAAGGCTGACAGATCTGCTGCGGCCCATAGCGCTGCAAATGGACCTGCGCTGGTCTGAACAAGGCCAGGGCTCTCCGGAGCTTCTGGAAGAAGAACGCCTCATACAGCGGGACGGAAAAACGGTCTGGCATCCCTATGCCTCGGCCACGGATGTTCCGTCCCTTAACGCCGTCAGCCGAACCTTTGCCAACCGCATGGTGCTTGCTGACGGAAAAGAGCTTGTTGACGGCATGTCGTCCTGGTGGGCGGCCATCCACGGATATAATCATCCGCGCCTGCTTGATGCCCTGCATTCCCAGGCTGGACGCATGCCCCACGTCATGTTCGGCGGCCTCACCCATGAGCCGGCCGTGGCCCTGGCAGAGCATTTGCTTGATCTTATGCCGGATGGTTTGGAAAGGGTTTTTTTTGCGGATTCCGGTTCGGTTGCCGTTGAGGTGGCCCTGAAAATGGCCTTGCAGTATCAGCAGAGCAGGGGAGAGCGTCAGCGCACCCGTTTTTTGGCCCCACGCGGCGGCTACCATGGCGACACCATCGGGGCCATGTCTGTCTGTGATCCGGTTACAGGCATGCACAGCCTCTTTTCGGGCGTACTGCCCCAGCAGCTTTTCATGGAGCGTCCTTCGTGCCGCTTCGACCAGCCCTTTGATCCCACGTGCCTTGATGATGCCCGCCGTATGCTCACGGAGCATGGCAAGGAGCTTGCGGCCGTTATCCTTGAACCTGTGGTGCAGGGCGCGGGGGGCATGTGGTTTTACCATCCCGAGTATCTGCGCGAACTTGCGCTATTGTGCCGGCAAGCAGACACGCTTTTGATATTTGATGAAATTGCGACTGGCTTTGGCCGCACGGGCAAGATGTTCGCTGCCGAATGGGCCGAAGTGAGTCCCGATATTCTTTGCTGCGGCAAGGGGCTTACCGGGGGGATGCTCACGCTGGCGGCCACTGCGTGCAGCAGGCAGGTTGCGGAAGGTATTTGCCGGGATGGCGGCGTTTTTATGCACGGGCCCACCTTTATGGCCAATGCCCTGGCTTGCGCCGTGGCCGGAGCCAGCCTTGACATGCTGGCGTCGGGCAACTGGCGAAAGCAGGTGGACGATATTGAACTTGCGTTGCGCGAAGGATTGGCAGGCTGTCAGGGGCTGCCGGACGTCGTCGATGTGCGGGTGCTCGGGGCCATAGGTGTGGTTGAAATGCGCGATCCGGTGAACACGCGCGCGTTGCAGCAATTTTTTGTGGAGCACGGGGTGTGGTTGCGTCCTTTCAACCATCTTATTTACCTCATGCCGCCGTATGTGACTCCCGTGGAAGATGTGGCACAGCTGTGCGCCGCCGTTGAAAAGGCTTTGCACATGGGAGTGTATTTGCCGTGA
- a CDS encoding prenylated flavin chaperone LpdD, translated as MRLTAKHGRLSVTLRAVHQGQDLQVICSGGEAHIGAVALASPHPSTEVAGGEKTDVLLAVPGHREDMLAARMARRLADELNCVVCVTAGIHFDSITKKEIERVLNLADILTERCLTRLKQASKECSC; from the coding sequence ATGCGCCTGACCGCAAAACACGGCAGACTTTCCGTCACCCTGCGCGCAGTGCACCAGGGGCAAGACCTGCAGGTCATATGCAGTGGCGGCGAGGCCCATATCGGAGCTGTCGCCCTTGCCAGCCCGCATCCTTCAACTGAAGTTGCAGGCGGGGAAAAAACGGATGTTCTGCTTGCCGTGCCCGGGCACCGCGAAGACATGTTGGCTGCCCGCATGGCTCGCCGTTTGGCAGATGAACTCAACTGCGTAGTGTGTGTGACTGCCGGCATTCATTTTGACTCTATCACCAAAAAAGAAATAGAGCGAGTGCTCAACCTGGCTGATATCCTCACAGAACGTTGCCTGACCAGACTGAAACAAGCTTCCAAGGAGTGCTCATGCTGA
- a CDS encoding tetratricopeptide repeat protein, with protein MNAHALSWNWSAAENGAERLHLQLDAPDQVNSLARSGNNSLTLYLNSDAHSAPSFTPDGPMPAQGALLEHAGLVDGHVRILLSSRTVRHAVHRTAPDKLDIEFFAAGKGASVPTGEATSLAGEKNSQATGAALPSAPSGFDHDKDGLGETLRRTLGHESSLPFSQLAQFAQSSEKASSKQSPSSSSEGFSDRIWDLLGFSEAQAAQQSASPTAAAPAGAAPASPQTLGERGSMVDRQTVFGRINTGGPENWPEDKALSTVTGSLPNAESARADQAQGEPDAPAPQSSGAVTRQENGTAGPAVQNEAAAHTSAGGNSPSANDATPSGVAPASVAPVGQEKAEQQQGEQAQKNEQAQPGASSGAPSATAAVLSPAAPAAPAPAPASSASVSPAVQPVESAAQSGSAKQDKPSGTGEVSGKVSGQTLGLPSGQHAPEAPVKEPEERPVIYVDEQGNPVSRPIKPEVVMEEAERLLRERKYVEALPQLEKLKSLPGISPEMLEKTLYYISDCAWARYADNPLAGYEAIVSATSEAMNANLRSPRVPEALLRLGLANVNVGNLVDAGGYIVALLRRYPDYPGVAQGFTALGKAQLKRGLNERAEQSFSIVLDKYPESSYLQEASVGLAQAFSNQKKFQNAQLILDFISKRWPRYYIDQPAFLLLQAATDKALDKMPAALNLYWLYYNLVPGNSGNDALLLELGDIYARQGVWTTAEFVYHYVERQYPGTSPAALAKLRLAEKGIYDSPISYAGMSAVFARADSGTLWKVYHDLAASSKTAPEAVLARLKEAMWLFWDKKYTEAMGKAADFIDAYPDNANVPEARDLIWEAFQKELANSLAENNYGRILILWNGFPLVRERYGAPDPRMRYVLAQGLLERGDEAAALALLADFLKSPMDPNYGEAAFTEFFNRYLKAGAWDKVLDLGKLVSTWPMNKQLRNQLDYAMALSAQNLNLSGPALAMWAQLADRQDIPLYQRAYATYFLARDAEERKDIKNAYMLNRKVVELFTQLQDERSDKADPQRIKDALAALMDISEVANRVPEALEWVERYNAYAPPQSPEYPGLRFREARLYRKLGDAARAQALLEDIVRNYPGSPFAQAAASELRTFEVSRDLQNFLPGAASAPQGSSAPQGAAAPQGASGQ; from the coding sequence TTGAACGCTCACGCCCTTTCGTGGAACTGGTCAGCTGCTGAAAATGGCGCTGAAAGGCTGCACCTGCAACTGGATGCTCCGGATCAGGTCAACAGTCTGGCCCGTTCTGGCAACAATTCCTTAACGCTTTACTTGAACTCTGATGCGCACTCTGCGCCTTCATTCACGCCTGACGGCCCCATGCCCGCCCAGGGAGCCCTGCTTGAACATGCCGGTCTTGTTGACGGCCATGTGCGCATTCTGCTTTCTTCCCGCACCGTGAGGCATGCTGTGCACCGCACAGCGCCCGACAAGCTGGATATAGAATTTTTTGCCGCCGGAAAGGGGGCGTCAGTCCCGACGGGGGAAGCCACCAGTCTGGCCGGGGAAAAAAACTCCCAGGCCACAGGAGCGGCCCTGCCCTCAGCGCCAAGCGGTTTTGATCATGACAAGGATGGCCTTGGCGAGACCTTGCGGCGCACGCTTGGCCATGAATCGAGCCTGCCGTTTTCGCAGTTGGCGCAGTTTGCGCAGTCGAGTGAAAAAGCGTCTTCAAAACAATCGCCTTCATCCAGTAGTGAAGGATTTTCTGACAGGATTTGGGACTTGCTGGGCTTTTCCGAAGCGCAGGCGGCGCAGCAATCCGCCAGCCCGACGGCTGCGGCCCCGGCTGGCGCAGCGCCAGCTTCCCCGCAAACGCTTGGAGAGCGGGGGAGCATGGTTGACCGGCAAACGGTGTTCGGCCGGATAAACACCGGGGGGCCGGAAAACTGGCCGGAAGACAAGGCGCTTTCTACTGTGACCGGGTCTCTGCCCAATGCAGAGTCCGCCCGCGCCGATCAGGCCCAGGGCGAACCAGACGCGCCAGCGCCGCAAAGTTCCGGCGCTGTGACACGGCAAGAAAACGGCACTGCCGGGCCCGCTGTCCAAAATGAAGCCGCTGCCCATACTTCGGCAGGAGGCAACTCGCCTTCCGCCAATGACGCCACTCCATCAGGGGTTGCGCCAGCATCCGTAGCGCCAGTTGGACAGGAGAAGGCCGAACAGCAACAGGGCGAACAGGCGCAAAAAAACGAACAGGCGCAGCCCGGCGCTTCAAGCGGAGCGCCGTCGGCAACGGCGGCTGTTCTGTCGCCAGCCGCACCCGCTGCACCCGCACCCGCACCCGCTTCGTCCGCGTCCGTTTCGCCTGCTGTGCAGCCCGTGGAAAGCGCGGCGCAGTCCGGCTCTGCCAAACAGGACAAGCCGTCCGGCACTGGCGAGGTATCCGGCAAGGTAAGCGGGCAAACTCTGGGTCTGCCCTCAGGTCAGCATGCGCCCGAAGCCCCTGTCAAAGAGCCGGAAGAGCGCCCCGTCATTTACGTGGACGAGCAGGGCAATCCTGTATCCAGGCCCATCAAGCCTGAAGTTGTGATGGAAGAAGCCGAGAGGCTTCTTCGCGAGCGCAAGTATGTCGAGGCTTTGCCGCAGCTTGAAAAGCTCAAGAGCCTCCCCGGAATCAGCCCGGAGATGCTTGAAAAAACTCTCTATTACATCAGTGATTGCGCGTGGGCGCGCTATGCGGACAATCCGCTTGCGGGATATGAAGCCATTGTGTCCGCCACCAGTGAGGCAATGAACGCCAATCTGCGGTCTCCACGTGTGCCCGAAGCTCTGCTGCGCCTGGGCCTGGCAAATGTTAACGTGGGCAACCTGGTGGACGCGGGGGGCTACATTGTGGCCCTGCTGCGCCGTTATCCTGACTACCCAGGCGTTGCGCAAGGGTTCACGGCGCTGGGCAAGGCCCAGTTGAAGCGCGGTCTCAATGAGCGCGCAGAGCAGTCTTTTTCCATCGTTTTGGATAAGTATCCGGAATCTTCCTATTTGCAGGAAGCGTCCGTGGGGCTGGCTCAAGCCTTCAGCAATCAGAAAAAATTTCAGAATGCCCAGCTTATACTTGACTTCATAAGCAAGCGCTGGCCCCGGTACTATATAGACCAACCGGCGTTTTTGCTTTTGCAGGCAGCCACTGACAAGGCTTTGGACAAAATGCCCGCAGCCCTCAACCTGTATTGGCTTTACTACAATCTTGTGCCCGGCAATTCCGGTAATGACGCTCTTTTGCTGGAACTGGGCGATATCTATGCCCGTCAGGGCGTCTGGACCACGGCGGAATTTGTTTACCACTATGTGGAGCGCCAATATCCCGGGACGTCACCTGCGGCCCTGGCCAAGCTCCGCCTGGCGGAGAAGGGCATTTACGATTCGCCCATTTCCTATGCCGGGATGAGCGCAGTGTTTGCCAGGGCTGACAGTGGGACATTATGGAAGGTATACCATGATTTGGCGGCGAGTTCCAAAACCGCGCCAGAAGCTGTCCTGGCCCGCCTCAAAGAGGCCATGTGGCTGTTTTGGGATAAAAAATATACCGAAGCCATGGGCAAGGCCGCCGATTTTATAGACGCCTATCCTGACAACGCCAATGTCCCCGAAGCCCGTGATCTCATCTGGGAAGCGTTTCAGAAAGAACTGGCCAACTCCCTGGCCGAGAATAATTACGGGCGTATCCTTATACTTTGGAACGGTTTTCCACTTGTGCGCGAGCGTTACGGCGCTCCTGATCCGCGTATGCGTTATGTTTTGGCCCAAGGTCTGCTTGAACGCGGAGATGAGGCAGCCGCCCTGGCTCTGCTGGCGGATTTTTTGAAAAGCCCTATGGATCCCAACTACGGCGAAGCGGCTTTTACGGAATTTTTCAATCGGTATCTCAAAGCTGGCGCATGGGATAAAGTGCTTGATCTTGGCAAACTTGTTTCCACCTGGCCCATGAACAAGCAGTTGCGCAACCAGCTTGACTACGCCATGGCCCTGTCTGCCCAAAATCTCAACCTTTCCGGCCCTGCGCTGGCCATGTGGGCGCAACTGGCGGACCGGCAGGATATTCCGCTGTATCAACGCGCCTACGCGACGTACTTTTTGGCGCGTGACGCTGAGGAACGAAAGGACATCAAGAACGCTTACATGCTTAACCGCAAGGTTGTTGAGCTTTTTACCCAGTTGCAGGATGAGCGTTCGGACAAGGCTGACCCGCAGCGCATCAAGGATGCCCTGGCTGCGCTTATGGACATCAGCGAAGTGGCCAACCGTGTTCCTGAGGCGCTGGAATGGGTTGAGCGCTATAATGCCTACGCGCCCCCGCAATCGCCGGAGTACCCCGGCCTGCGATTCCGTGAGGCGCGACTCTACCGCAAGCTTGGCGATGCCGCGCGGGCGCAGGCCCTGCTGGAAGACATCGTGCGCAACTATCCCGGATCGCCATTTGCCCAGGCAGCCGCCAGCGAACTGCGAACTTTTGAGGTCTCACGCGACCTGCAGAATTTTCTGCCTGGCGCGGCCTCTGCGCCACAGGGATCCTCTGCGCCTCAGGGCGCCGCTGCGCCGCAGGGCGCTTCCGGCCAATAA
- a CDS encoding sigma-54-dependent transcriptional regulator — MLVTGESGTGKELLVRALHSNSCRHDKPFVPINCGAIPKELLESELFGHEKGAFTHAIRSRPGRFEVADGGTIFLDEIGEMDLSLQVKILRVLQEKEIERVGGSGCKKVDVRIVAATNRDLEVEVAAGRFREDLYYRLNVIPLHLPPLRERGGDVLVLAKYFLNFFCSKKKRPTLVLSPDARRVLSAYTWPGNVRELENFMERLSILVDGDFVHPDDLPRKILDHVGDIAALPEVEECVEEIEPPIHEESCPAAPASGPAAPVVESGVPDSYAVQVAAPQKPGGFAWPDLAVLEAQALNLKDFLDAVESRLIDEALGRAEGVKNQAAELLGIKRTTLIEKLKKRNT, encoded by the coding sequence GTGCTTGTAACCGGGGAATCGGGAACAGGCAAGGAGTTGCTGGTGCGCGCCCTGCACTCCAACAGCTGCCGGCATGATAAACCCTTTGTGCCCATCAACTGCGGAGCCATTCCCAAAGAATTGCTGGAAAGTGAGCTTTTCGGGCATGAAAAGGGCGCTTTTACCCATGCGATCCGCTCCCGCCCTGGCCGCTTTGAAGTGGCGGACGGGGGCACTATTTTTCTTGACGAAATAGGCGAGATGGACCTGAGCCTTCAGGTCAAAATTCTGCGCGTACTCCAGGAAAAAGAGATAGAGCGCGTTGGCGGCAGCGGCTGCAAGAAAGTTGACGTGCGCATTGTGGCTGCCACCAACCGTGACCTTGAGGTTGAGGTGGCCGCCGGACGCTTTCGCGAAGATCTATACTATAGGCTTAACGTCATTCCCCTGCACTTGCCGCCCTTGCGCGAAAGGGGTGGAGACGTGCTTGTGTTGGCCAAATATTTTCTGAACTTTTTTTGTTCCAAAAAAAAGCGTCCTACCCTTGTGCTTTCGCCTGATGCGCGTCGGGTGCTGTCTGCATACACCTGGCCCGGCAATGTGCGTGAACTTGAAAATTTTATGGAGCGCCTGAGCATTCTGGTGGATGGCGATTTTGTTCATCCGGATGATTTGCCCAGAAAAATACTTGACCATGTCGGCGATATTGCAGCATTGCCTGAAGTTGAAGAGTGCGTTGAGGAAATAGAGCCCCCAATACATGAAGAATCCTGCCCTGCCGCGCCCGCCTCAGGCCCTGCCGCGCCTGTTGTGGAGAGCGGCGTTCCAGATTCGTATGCTGTTCAGGTGGCTGCCCCGCAGAAGCCCGGGGGGTTCGCCTGGCCCGATCTGGCTGTACTTGAGGCCCAGGCTTTGAATCTTAAGGATTTCCTTGATGCTGTGGAAAGTCGTTTGATTGATGAAGCCCTGGGACGGGCCGAGGGCGTCAAAAACCAGGCCGCTGAACTGCTTGGCATAAAGCGCACGACTCTTATTGAAAAATTGAAGAAACGCAATACATGA